In Chelonoidis abingdonii isolate Lonesome George chromosome 15, CheloAbing_2.0, whole genome shotgun sequence, the following are encoded in one genomic region:
- the CASP7 gene encoding caspase-7 isoform X3: MQLKSLITQEEVQKKNGPEQQPEAPVSNQCRIVNTTFKYNMDYKKVGKCIIINNKNFEHQTGMGTRNGTDKDAGELFKCFKNLGFEVVTYNDRRCDDMKKLLKQAADENHSDAACFACIFLSHGEDGFIYGTDGMMEIKDLTTFFRGDKCRTLIGKPKLFFIQACRGTTFDDGIQTDSGLADDTEVTDANPRYKIPVEADFLLAYSTVSGYFSWRNPGRGSWFVQSLCSILNDHGKQLEIMQILTRVNYMVATNYESQSDDPRYSEKKQIPCVVSMLTKELYF, translated from the exons ATGCAATTGAAGTCTCTCATTACGCAGGAGGAAGTACA AAAGAAGAATGGACCAGAACAGCAGCCAGAGGCCCCTGTCAGTAACCAGTGCCGAATTGTTAACACAACATTCAAGTATAATATGGACTACAAAAAAGTTGGCAAATGTATTATTATAAACAACAAAAATTTTGAGCACCAAACAG GTATGGGTACACGCAATGGCACCGATAAAGACGCTGGagagctttttaaatgttttaaaaacttagGATTTGAGGTTGTTACATACAACGATCGACGCTGTGATGATATGAAGAAATTACTCAAACAAG CTGCAGATGAGAACCACAGTGATGCAGCTTGCTTTGCCTGTATCTTTTTAAGCCATGGGGAAGATGGCTTCATTTATGGCACGGATGGAATGATGGAAATCAAGGATCTGACCACATTCTTCAGAGGAGACAAGTGTAGAACTCTGATAGGCAAACCCAAATTATTTTTCATCCAG GCATGTAGAGGTACTACATTTGATGATGGGATACAGACAGATTCTGgacttgcagatgacacagaggTAACAGATGCCAATCCCAGATACAAGATTCCAGTAGAAGCAGATTTTCTGCTTGCATATTCCACAGTGTCAG GTTATTTTTCCTGGAGGAACCCAGGAAGAGGCTCATGGTTTGTGCAGTCTTTGTGCTCCATACTAAATGATCATGGGAAACAACTTGAGATAATGCAGATCCTCACCAGGGTCAACTACATGGTGGCCACAAACTATGAATCACAATCAGATGACCCACGCTACAGCGAAAAGAAGCAGATACCCTGTGTCGTCTCCATGCTCACTAAAGAACTTTACTTCTGA